DNA from Desulfonatronum sp. SC1:
CGAGGACCTGAACAAGCTGTTCCCTCTTTTCGAACCCGGTACGACCCCGGACGTCACCGGAACGTTGAAGGAAGGCGACGTCCTGATCCGCGTTTACCCCGCGGATGTCGAGGACGGGTCCTATCCCGAGGAGTGCGTGGCCCGGTTCACTCCGGGGATGATTAAGGCCCTGGAAAAGACCGAAGGAGGCCTGCCGCTGCAATTGGCCTGCCCGTACATGCCCAAGGCCAAGGAGTTGTATGACGGTTTCGCGGACATCGGGGCCGGGGAGATCCGGTTCCAGGGCATCCCGGACGAGACCCTGAAGCAGAACTATTTGCGCGGCGTGCGCGCGTTACGCTTCGCAGCCAACTTTCAACTGCCCATTGAGCCCAACTCTTGGATGACCATCGTCCGGTCCGCCCGGCGCATCCTGGACTACGTCTCGGTTTCGGACATCATGGACGAGTGGCGCAAGGTGGAAGCGGAAAATATGTGGCATTTCGTGAAGCTGCTCTACGAAAGCACCATCCTGCACGCCCTGATTCCGGAGGTCGCGGCCTTGAGCCGGGTCAAGCAGATCAAGAACCCCGAGGAGGGTGAGGAAGTCGTTCTGGATCACACCATCGAGCTGATGCGCCGATACCCGGAAGAGTTGCCCTACGACTGGTATGGAACCATGGGGTGCCTGTTCCACGACGTGGGCAAGCTGTTCACCGCGGAATACGTGGGTGGTCAGTGGACCTTCTACCAGCATCATCGGGTGGGGGCGAAGGTGGCCCGCAAGATTCTCAACCGATTGCGCTTTTCACCCGAGGAGATCGACAAGATCTGCCACCTGATCCGCAACCACATGCGGTTCCATTTCATGCTCACGGACAAGGGCATCCGTCGGTTCACGGCCCTGGACGACTACCCGCGGTTGATTGAAATCGCCAGGGCGGACGTCAAGGCCCGCAACGGCGCGTACAAGGAATTCAACCACAACATGAAAATGCTGGAACGAGCAGAGATACCGGAAGAAGCCCTGGAACCCCTGCTCAATGGTCACGAAATCATGGACTTCGCCGAAATCAAGCCCGGTCCGGCCGTGGGGCTGATCCGCGAAGCCCTGCTCCAGGCCCAGATCGCCGGCGAAGTGGCCTCGGTTCCGGAAGCCGTCGAATTCGTGCGTAGTTACCGGCAGAAGGAAAAATTGCAGTAATGTTAACGATTTTTCCTTTCAATTGGCCCCTGTCCATTGAAACCTAATCTCCTCGATTTCACGTACCCTGAACTTGAACGATTTTGTTCCGAGTTGGGGGAGGCTCCGTTTCGGGCGCGGCAGGTGTGGCAGTGGCTGTGGCAGAAGCGGGAGCGGGATTTTGGTCGGATGACCAATATCTCCAAGGAGATGCGTGAGCGTCTTGGCCGGGAGGCGGACGTTGTTTGGCCGGAGGCGGTTCAGGTCCAAACCAGCCGGGACGACGG
Protein-coding regions in this window:
- a CDS encoding HD domain-containing protein → MGQPLKDAVGICKTIMRNGFDAYVINARLQEKILEGGAEREIDISTDADFEDLNKLFPLFEPGTTPDVTGTLKEGDVLIRVYPADVEDGSYPEECVARFTPGMIKALEKTEGGLPLQLACPYMPKAKELYDGFADIGAGEIRFQGIPDETLKQNYLRGVRALRFAANFQLPIEPNSWMTIVRSARRILDYVSVSDIMDEWRKVEAENMWHFVKLLYESTILHALIPEVAALSRVKQIKNPEEGEEVVLDHTIELMRRYPEELPYDWYGTMGCLFHDVGKLFTAEYVGGQWTFYQHHRVGAKVARKILNRLRFSPEEIDKICHLIRNHMRFHFMLTDKGIRRFTALDDYPRLIEIARADVKARNGAYKEFNHNMKMLERAEIPEEALEPLLNGHEIMDFAEIKPGPAVGLIREALLQAQIAGEVASVPEAVEFVRSYRQKEKLQ